A stretch of DNA from Halobacterium sp. DL1:
TCTGACTGTGCTTGAATATGGATCGTTTAAGCTCGTCACTGCGGGCGATCTTGAACAGGAGGCGCTTGAAACTCTTCTAGAGCAGTCCTCCGTCCGTGATGACCTTCGCGATACGAATGTCCTCGTCGCACCTCACCACGGTCGTGAGAGCAGTTATACTCCGAAATTATTCCACCATATGACGCCAGAGTTAGTTGCGATCTCGGATGCGAAAGCCGGGTCGACGAATGCAAGCCAAAAATACAGTGCGCAGGCAACTGGTGCTACTGTATCTCGACGTTCGGGAACAACCACGGATCGAAATGTTGTCACGACGCGTCAGGATGGTGTGATCTATCTCGGGATTGACGACGAAGAGTACCGCATACGAATTGATTGACCGTCTTTGAACTCGCAAATCTCGACGCAGTATTTATAAAACACCGGCTACATATGTCAACTAATGGTATCCGCACCCGACCCGACGCTGGACACTAAGATCGGTGGAGGCCCCGAGTTTCAGACCGTCGTTCCCACAGCTCAGACGAACCAACATGGACTCCTCAATGGTCTGCAAGATTCCTCACCGACTACATCTACGTCTGAGCAGCAGCCTCAGCAACCCTCGTTGGGGGAAGTCATCGGTGGCGCTATCGTATTGATCGGCGCAACGTGGCTCGCGGGTGAGATTCTCGGCGAGATCTTTGGTTCTAGGGCGGACCTCACCGCCGTTGAACAGCAAATTCTCGCGTCGGCATAATCTCCTCTGAGGTCGGGTCGATACTCTTGGAATACCGTATCAGCGGTTCATATGGGATAATATATGAGATGTCGGGATATCTGCAAGAATAGGTATGGCTCTTGCACGAAGCTTCCGAGCGCTGGGATTCTATGATGTCATCACGAATCTCGTCCCTGGGGCGCTCTGGATCGGTGCGCTCGTTCTTTTACTCCCCGTTGACGAGCTGATACAGGGACTTCCCAGTGGGGTGGTTGTCGGTGGATTTCTTGCTCTTGCATACGTGACTGGCCATCTGCTGCAGGCGCTGGGCAGCTGGGCTGATTCGCCTACGACGTTCGGTGACACACTCACCGCAATTCAAAATGAGACGCCAGCGACGGCGCCGATCACAGTCACATACGTTGAAAAATCGTTTTTGACGCTATGTGAGCAACGGTTCTCGCTCCCATCGGATTTCGATCATCACGGGAAGCTCCTGAAGATAGTTTTGAGTTACCTTGAGACGACTTCCTATACGCGAGCTCTCCGGTTCCAGTCGGTCTATTCATTTCATCGGAGTATGTGGGCCGCGTCCTGGTCCCTGCTCGTTGTGGTCGCTGCTTTAGGTGGCTTTAGCTGTCTGGGACGCCCTCTTCTCCCTTCAATTACCGTAACCGTGGGTGTCGTGATCGCCGCATTTGTCGGCGTCGGTGTCTTTTGGAACCGCAAAAATAAGTTTGACAAGACCTTTGTAAAGTATCTGTTCGTGGATTTTTATAATGCTCAGCAATCGACCGCATCCGGAACTTCTGGACCTGGGAGCTGAGACTTAATTTCTGACTTGACGGTACTTTCACGGCTCCGGAGCCAAATATCAGTACTTCACAAAGCCGCTTAGTTAGAACGTCTGCTTGCTGAAGGTGTGTCTAAAACCAAACAAGCAGACGGTGAGATCCACGAGGACCAGCTTCTTAACTTTCTCGTCAACCGCCTTGACGAGGAAGTTTCGCTCTCGTTAGCCAATAACGCTGAAATCACTGCTGAAGACATCTATGAGGTCCTCGTCGGCGCTTGCGCCGACGGGACCTCTGTCTCTACGCTCTGTGCGTCGAGCCAGAACTCACCCGCTGGGAACACGGTCCTCTACCATCTTCGGACGAAGTTCGAGCCGGAACGGCTCGAACGAGTCGCTAACACGCTCCTGCGAAAGGATCTCGATGAATTGCTCCCCGAACAGGTGGAGGTCTGCGCAGACCTCCACCTGCGGCCCTACTACGGTGACGAAGACGACACAGACGGCCTCTATCACTCGGTAGCGAAGCGTGGAACCACTGCGTTCCACGCCTATGCCACACTCTACGCGCGTGTGAAGAACAAACGCTACACGCTGGCGGTACGCCGTCTCAAAGACGGCGATACCGCAAGTAGTGTCCTCGCTGAGTTCTTCGGTGTCCTCGACGGCCTTGACGCCGGGGTCAAGGCCGTCTACCTTGATCGCGGATTCTACGACAGTAAGTGTCTCACGCTGCTTCAGGCGCACAATTACGCGTACGTGATCCCGATCATCCGGTGGGGTGAGGCGATTCAGCAAGAGCTCTCGGAAGGATGGAGTCGCGTCATTCAGCATGATCTGACGGGGAAACTCGACGGTCACAGCTGGACCGTCGATTTTCCCGTCTACATCGACTGTACGTACCTAAATGGGAAGTATGACGAGAACGGTGTGGCGCGTCACGGCTACGCCGCTGACGCGCCGTTCATCGACTCACCACGGGACGCTCGATACCACTACTCGAAACGCTTCGGTATCGAGTCAAGCTATCGCTTGTTTGAGCAAGCGATAGCGACAACGACAACACGAGATCCAACGGTACGGCTGCTGTACGTGGTGGTGAGTCTCCTCTTACAGAACGTCTGGCGGTACCTTCACTACGAGTATGTGGCGACGCCCCGCCGAGGCGGGCGTCGCCTCTGGTGGTGGCCGTACAAGGAGTTCGTCAATATGATTCGACGAGCTGCGTGGACGGCCCTCGCGGTGCGTCGGGCCGTCCCCGCGAATCGGCCACCTGACGACCGATTCCACCGCTAACCACCGACCGAGCAAGCCAGCGGAGTGAGTGGCGACGCTGTCGCGTCGGCGGCTGACCGCCGCCGACAGCGACAGCTCTCCGTCGATCCGTCCGTAATTCTCTCGTCGAGACCGTCAGTACAACCGCTTCGACACAGAACTCAGGCCGCAGAAACAGCTAGCCGAGGATGCTTTGTGAGGTACTGAATGTGATCCCGAGAGGCGTAGTCGAACCGATCAAGCCGATCAAGGATAATCTCGGCTTCATCTTCCGACACGTATTCATCGCGGCTATTGTCGTCACTGGATAAGGTCGGACTCTCTACGGCATTAGACAGATTCTCCTCGACAATCTGCATCTTTTCGCACCACCGAATGAATACCCGTAGGGTATCCATCTGCGTCTTTTCACTCGCGGGTGAGAGGTCACCGTCGTCCCGTCGCCACGAACGATACTGCGTCAGATCTAACGGCGACAGGTCCGTCATTATTTTGAGGTCATCTTGTTGGTCAAACCACCGACAGAACTGACCAAGTCGGGATTTGTGACTGTTGATCGTTGATTCAGCGACCTCGGATCGCCGCGCATCTAAGTAAGTGCTAATGGCTTCTTGGGGTCGGGTCATCCCCGGACCACCTGGGTTCGGATGGATCGCTGTTTATCGCTGGGGTCGGTATGTCGGTGCTGATGATCGGGTTCGATTCGCGGGATGAGCGATACTTGGGTTCGCGTTCGCGTTTTGCTCGTCATCTTGTGGTCCTGAATCAGCAGACGAACTGGTGACCGGCTTACAACCCATTAGAAGCGTGTTGAACCCTTCGTGGTTGATCGAGGGCGCAGGAAGGCTACCGCCACTTGGTTCCATCGGGCTGTCGGTGGAAGCGCACCCCGCCCGCGAGCGAAGCGAGCAGGCAGGGAGCGACATCCGCGAAATCGTTGGGAACGCCGCTCCGCGCGGTGATAATCCCGTCGCGCCCGTCACACAGCCTCTTGGTGCGGATACATAGCAAACCACCGGACAGCGTCGAGGTCGGCGATATTTCGGGTTCATCTCGGGGGGTGATTTCGTCACGCTCCGTGACGACGGTCGCCGCCGTCTGTCGATTCGGAAAGAACCAAAACGGCATTCGTGTTAATGATTGGGGTCGAGTGACGTTTAAGGAGAAATGGGTTCGAAATGGCTCTGAGCGATTTTAGGGTTCGACGTTGCACTGGAAGTGCAGGGGTTCAACAGTTGTCATACCAGCTCTGTCACTATTATGAGCGGCAGAAGTATACAATCAAGTTGTGGTTGTTCTCCTCTCTGAGTTGTTAAACCACGCCGACATACACAGTACGTCTCAAAAGTACAGAGAACTGGCAAAACGCACAAAGAACGACTGTAGTGGATCAGAGAGATCCCGACGGTATGAACAAGTTATGACTCTGAAACTGGTCTAAGATCCCTCCACCTCAAGTTTTCGATTGAGCCGTTATCTATCTCAACTCTGAATAAAAAGGAATCTCGTTGATCTCCTGTTTCCTGCCCGGCGTCATCCTCAAAGATTTCGACAATTCTCCCGTGTTTTTGATGAAGCCGTCCATGATCAACATCATCCTTATCTGGAATGTCGACTCGGACCCGATCCCCAACCGCAAATCGCTTCATAAGTCAATTTTATCTCTGGCTTGGTGTGTCAGTTACGGTTGTTGGGGTGGATAGAACTCCTCTATCCCAGTCGCTCCACGGTGAATCATAGATAACTCAGACCCTATGACCATCCAGCTTCTCGGCGCATCACCTCGCTGCGAAGATTTTCTATCGTCTCAATGATGTCGTCTTTCTCCATCATCTCAACCCGTCTAACTGTCAGTTCCTCTCGGAGTAATGTCGTTGTTCGACTTACAATGTTACTATTTGACGGGGGATCGGCGTACGTTCCCCCTTCCTTAATTTTGTCCAGTGCGTCGTGACAAAGGAGATCACCGCAGGCGTGCGTAACAGGAACGTAACGTGCGAAATCGTGGTCCAGAATGTCGTTGGCGAGTTCTTGGAAACCGAGGACTCGCTTCGTTCTACTGTAGTCCCGATCCTCAACCTTCCCTGAGTCACCTTCCTCATAGGTGAGTTCAGCGCCCCACCAGATCCGGTGAAGTGCGTTAGAGTAGGCGTCGGTTCCGGCCTTCAAGAACTTTTCCTCCATGTTTCCTGGACTCTCCGGATCAAAGACGTGGTCCCACCGGTAGTGGACGAACTCCGGAAACCGAACGATACAGAGGTAGTGCCATAGCCCAGCATCCGCCGCCTCATAGCGTGTCAAATCAAGTGTACGGTGGAGTGTCGGAGCTAGCTCGGCGTCTATGAGTGAGTCCTGAGGTTCAATATCGTCATCCGCACGGATCTCCTTAATTCGCTCATCTATCGGACTCAGGTCAATAGAACGGCCCAGTGGCTGTAGGTACGGACGGAGATCATCCTCTGTGAGCACCCGATCGCCAGCAAGGAAGCGATTATCAATTATTGGGTGGGCTGCACTCTGTAGGTGGTGAATTTCAGTTGTCACTTTGAATCGCCTCCTCGATGAGGTTCGTTGTGTCGGACGGAACGTCGTACTTCTGATGCACCGCACGCTCAATCTGTTGGACAAGGTCTGGAATATCAGCGTGGCTTCGAACGTCTTCGGCAAGTCGAATTGCCGCCTCGTCGGAGCCGAGATCAGGATACAAATCGTCCAAGAACAAATCTAATACATCTTCCTGCCAGCCGTACTCTGGTTCGCCTGTGTCGGGACTTGTGTCGCGTGCAGTCTGCATCAGTAGCTGCGTCCAGACAGAGTGTTCAATGTAGTCGTAAAGTACGTCTCGCAGTCGTGGTGGTCCCCCCGTGTATCCCGTGTTGTTCAGAACCTCAACTACCTGTGGGTGTTCTCTGTTCAGGTAGAGTTGCGGGTTTCGAGGTCGCTCTAAGCTGAGATAATGAATATGATTCTCGTTAGGGAAGCGGTCGTAGTCGCTGAACTCCTCTATGATCGGCATGAGAAGACTTCCACCGTCCTCTCTCTCGTCAAGTTGAATGACCCACGAGAGGCCGTCAACGACTCGTGCACCAATCTTGGACGCGTGTTTCGACCCACTAGAGCCGCCTTTCTTGGTTCTGGTGAGGAACGGCTTAATCTTCACTCGCCCACGGTGATCATCACGATTAATGCCCAGAGTAAATTCGTAGCTCCCATGATCCAAGGGAGAGTCGGCGAGTATCTGTCGGTCTCGTCTTATTGCGAGGGGGTTCTCCTTCACCAGTGCAAGACGACCCGGCGTCTCTTCCCACTCGTCAAACGGGAAGACCTCCTCAACAGTATCCTGATCAACAGTGACTGTACCTTCTAACTCCAGAGTCTTCCAGTTATCATGATCCACCAGCGACAGAAACTGGTCATCCTCGTCGAGGTCTCCTCTATCTCCGAGAGGAACCCCATCTAGACGGAAAGATTCGACATCAAATTCAAGCGCGTCTTCTTGGTACTTGTGTGGAAGGGACTGGCTGACTAAGCTACCTGTTTGGATGTCATCTTCTCCCTCTTCATCCGATTCTGCTCCTTCGACATCTTCGTTGACAGCCGCCATTATTCCTCCCTCCGTTCTGCCACATCAACCGATACTTTCAATCGGGTTTCAACTTGTCTGTAGTCTTCTGTTGAGACACCCTCAAAGGAGATCTTTGATGTACCCGGAGCTGGCTCCAGCCGTCCCACTTGGACTCCTTTCTGTTTTGGAAGCGATATTGAGACTCCAGCCGTATCAGATGAGATATTCTGTACGGGAAGACGATCCGACGTCGCTCTCTCCTCTGCCATTCGGATCAGTGAGACGGTGACGGCTCGCACCTCGTTACGGTCGCTCAAAGGCTCTACCTCGCCGTTGAACGACCAGTGTGTGTACACCTCATCAAACGATATATTCGTGTTTCCGGTGACACGCTGACTACTGGGTGACTCACGATCAGAACGACCACTTCGTGATTCGTTTCCGATCTTAAACCGTTTTCCCAGACGTTGAGGGCCAGTCGTGCCTCGGTCAACGTCGGGTGCGACGAGTCTACGTAACGTCTCGGTCACGTCTGACTTGATACCCTCTACTGCGGTCCGAAACCCCCGAGAGTAGGTGTTTGCCAGTGTCTCGGTTCGCACCCATTCATCATGCTGGGGTGGCTCTGCAGCGGTCAAGAATTCCTCTAAGATAGTGTCTACCTCTTGTGGACTTTCATCAGTTCCCCATGGTCGAGCACGTCCACCGAGGAGGACAGCGTGAAAGTCTTGATTTCCGACGACAACTCGATCTCGGTCGTAATACTCAACAACCATTCCTGCACCCCGGACGAACGCCACCTCGTTCCGATGCTGATACTCGCCGGATTCCGCGTACCGAACTAACAAGTCAAGTTGGCCGTCTGCACCGCCCCTGCCGTCACTCTTTTTCGGGACGTTAAGTGATATTGTTTTTTGAGCGACATTTCCAGGTTCGTCCAGCTGACTAACCGAGTCATCACGGTCGTCCAGACAGCTCGTGAAGGGCTTGTACTGTGGATATTCGTCGATACTTGCTTGTTTCGTCTCACCTTCCACTTCGACCGCTACCTCCAGATCACCACGATAAATCGCAGGCCAGAACCATTCGATTGCCATCTCCGTGATCTGGTCCGCTAACTCTTCGTCGTTCAGCCGCTCTTCCGCCGTAGGTACGCGGAAGTCAACAACTTGGATACTCGTTCCCGGTACGTCCGGACGACTCAATTGGAGGTCGTCCGCTATTGATTCAGCTTTTTCTCCCCAGATAGACTCCGGCCTCGCGCCCTCTTCATCACCGTTTAGACCACCATACCAACCGTGCCCTTGGTAGACCGTATCTCCATCCTCCGACTTGTGCGTCGGCAAGCGTGTTCGACCGATCAATCGTGGGGACTGGTCCTTCGGGTCAGGCTCACTCAGCGACGAATTGAACATGACGAGTGATAGGCCCGAGTACAGCCAGAGGACAGCCTTCCCCAGACCATAACTCCCCCCAGCGGTATCGCCCGACTTGCTACTGAATAGAACGTCCCGGACCAGAGCAGTGAAGTTTGATTCGTCAGCGTTCTCTTCACCGAGTAGGCCCTCCGTGTTCTCGTCCTCAATAGTCAGAACACGGATCTGCTCGTCGTTTTTTATGCGCTTAATCGCCTCAGCGATATGCTTGCCACTCTCTGTATTTGTCGCCAAATTAGCGTGCTCGGACCATGTTTCAATATCAAGTGCTCTGAGGTACTCAATTGCCTCATCGCCCTGTAAGGATTCTAGTTTGAATGTAACCCGTGCCGGTTGATCATTGTCCAACCGTGCGTCGTTCGAGTTCTGTAACACCTCTCGAACAAACGTTTTCAGCCCCGGTTCACCGTGCGACATCGCGTACTTTGCGACATCGTCACCGTATCGAGCATCAGTCGGTCGAGATGTGGTGAATCCCCACTGACCGCTCATCACGACACCTCACCGGCGTTGACGAATGTGGCCCGATGAATATCGAAGAAGTGTGCGATACAATTCATATTTGCTACCACGCTCCCCAGCCGACATAAATCTGTGCGATATGCTGACGAGATACCCCGTAATTGAGATCAGAACTGTGCCTTTGGGGGGATGCCAGTCGCCAAGTAGTGTGCACCGATGAGGTCATGGCGGACGTCACTCAGCTCACGCGACCGACGTTGTGTATCAATACTCAGTCCGTCAAGGGCGACAACAGAGAAACGTACGTTATCGCCATACTTGTTCTGCAGATTAAACAGCCGACTGGAGATCGATCCAGTTGTGCCCATCTCTTGGATCGTTTGACACCATCGTTCTCCCGATTGATCCTCCCACCACAGCCGAAACGCATGTACCCCGCTACTGTCGATCATGTCTCGCTCAGAAAGCGGACGGGCCTCAGTCCAGTCAAGTCCCAACCAGTTCGGAGCGGTCACATCACGCCAGGGCTGCCATGACGGTACAGTATACGAAAGTCGTTCTGCGATGCC
This window harbors:
- a CDS encoding transposase ISH3, which translates into the protein MSKTKQADGEIHEDQLLNFLVNRLDEEVSLSLANNAEITAEDIYEVLVGACADGTSVSTLCASSQNSPAGNTVLYHLRTKFEPERLERVANTLLRKDLDELLPEQVEVCADLHLRPYYGDEDDTDGLYHSVAKRGTTAFHAYATLYARVKNKRYTLAVRRLKDGDTASSVLAEFFGVLDGLDAGVKAVYLDRGFYDSKCLTLLQAHNYAYVIPIIRWGEAIQQELSEGWSRVIQHDLTGKLDGHSWTVDFPVYIDCTYLNGKYDENGVARHGYAADAPFIDSPRDARYHYSKRFGIESSYRLFEQAIATTTTRDPTVRLLYVVVSLLLQNVWRYLHYEYVATPRRGGRRLWWWPYKEFVNMIRRAAWTALAVRRAVPANRPPDDRFHR